A DNA window from Pontiella agarivorans contains the following coding sequences:
- the lon gene encoding endopeptidase La, with translation MSAQEDHNEVEIEIIPDAEVPDLLPVMPLKNFVLFPQMVAPLVITTEESKKLVTELSTKTPHFITALQRKDEIDEANLTQDDIYKVGCVARLIKTLKFPDGSTHVLVEGLSRCEMTDLLTEEEYPTAHYTMLHDQLEDTLEAQALARSASEQFQQIVAMSPNLPDELSVAIFNMESPSQLSDLIATNLPIPLSVRQNLLAEASPNRRLKKLMEFLNREFQILKLGNKIENKVHETFTKTQREIFLREQLKTIQNELGEDDPHASEIFELEKKLDEAKLPHDAREAAEKELQRLKAVPPASPEHGVIRTYLDVMAELPWSKSTEDHLDILEAQKILDKDHYGLAKVKDRILEYLSVLKLKSDMKGPILCLAGPPGVGKTSLGKSVARALGREFVRMSLGGMHDEAEIRGHRRTYIGAMPGRIIESLRRCGTNNPVIMLDEIDKVGSDFRGDPASALLEVLDPEQNSTFQDHYLDVQFDLSKVLFITTANMLETIPGPLRDRMEVIRISGYTLQEKTAIARRYLVPKAIKEHGLKRGQVKFKPEALETIISGYTAEAGVRNLERQIANVCRKVARGFAEGKTRPVEVTPRKLKGFLGPIKIEKDVAENAAMPGVVTGLAWTPYGGDILFIEATQMPGKGGLILTGSLGDVMKESARASLSYLKANARTFKIDPAVFAKSDLHIHVPAGATPKDGPSAGVAISLAILSILTDCPIRPDLAMTGEISLRGRVLPIGGLKEKVLAASRAGIKHIMLPEKNKIDLAEIPDDVKKKLTFKTVKNIDQALRYALKISATE, from the coding sequence ATGAGTGCACAGGAAGATCACAACGAAGTTGAAATTGAAATTATACCGGATGCCGAGGTCCCCGACCTCCTGCCGGTGATGCCCCTGAAAAATTTCGTCCTTTTTCCGCAGATGGTCGCCCCGCTGGTGATCACAACGGAAGAGTCAAAAAAACTGGTCACGGAACTCTCCACAAAAACGCCGCATTTTATCACCGCGCTGCAGCGAAAAGATGAGATCGACGAAGCCAACCTGACACAGGACGACATTTATAAAGTCGGTTGTGTGGCGCGCCTGATAAAAACCCTCAAATTTCCGGACGGTTCCACCCACGTGCTGGTAGAAGGTCTGTCACGCTGCGAGATGACGGATTTGCTGACCGAAGAGGAATACCCGACCGCGCACTACACCATGCTCCACGATCAGCTGGAAGATACGCTCGAGGCCCAGGCCCTCGCCCGCAGCGCGTCTGAACAGTTCCAGCAGATCGTCGCCATGTCGCCCAACCTGCCGGATGAACTGAGCGTGGCCATTTTCAATATGGAATCGCCCTCCCAGCTTTCCGATCTGATTGCCACCAATCTGCCGATCCCGCTCAGCGTGCGCCAAAACCTCCTGGCCGAAGCCAGTCCGAACAGACGGCTGAAAAAGCTGATGGAATTTCTGAATCGCGAATTTCAGATCCTGAAGCTCGGCAATAAAATTGAAAACAAGGTCCACGAAACCTTTACCAAAACACAGCGCGAAATCTTTCTGCGCGAACAACTGAAAACCATTCAGAATGAGCTCGGCGAGGATGACCCGCACGCCAGCGAAATCTTCGAACTGGAAAAAAAACTCGACGAAGCCAAACTGCCGCACGATGCCCGCGAAGCCGCCGAGAAAGAGCTGCAGCGTTTGAAAGCGGTACCCCCCGCATCGCCGGAACACGGCGTCATCCGCACCTATCTCGACGTCATGGCCGAACTGCCCTGGAGCAAATCCACAGAAGATCATCTCGACATTCTGGAAGCGCAGAAAATTCTGGATAAAGACCACTACGGACTCGCAAAGGTGAAAGACCGCATTCTGGAATATCTCTCGGTCCTCAAACTCAAAAGCGATATGAAGGGCCCGATCCTCTGCCTCGCCGGGCCCCCGGGCGTTGGAAAAACCTCACTCGGAAAATCCGTTGCCCGTGCACTCGGCCGTGAATTTGTCCGCATGTCGCTCGGCGGCATGCACGACGAAGCCGAAATCCGCGGACACCGCCGCACCTACATCGGCGCCATGCCCGGCCGCATTATTGAAAGCCTGCGCCGTTGCGGCACCAACAATCCGGTTATCATGCTCGACGAAATCGATAAAGTCGGCAGCGATTTCCGCGGCGATCCCGCCTCGGCCCTGCTCGAAGTGCTGGATCCGGAACAGAACTCGACCTTTCAGGATCACTATCTCGATGTACAGTTCGACCTTTCGAAGGTGCTGTTCATCACCACCGCAAATATGCTCGAAACCATTCCCGGTCCCTTGCGCGACCGCATGGAAGTCATTCGCATTTCCGGCTATACCCTGCAGGAAAAAACCGCGATTGCCCGGCGCTACCTCGTGCCCAAGGCGATCAAAGAACACGGCCTCAAACGCGGACAGGTTAAATTTAAACCTGAAGCCCTCGAAACCATTATCAGCGGCTATACCGCCGAGGCCGGGGTGCGGAATCTGGAGCGCCAGATCGCCAACGTCTGCCGTAAAGTGGCGCGCGGTTTTGCCGAAGGGAAAACCCGCCCGGTTGAAGTCACGCCCCGCAAGCTCAAAGGCTTTCTCGGCCCGATTAAAATTGAAAAGGACGTGGCGGAAAACGCCGCCATGCCCGGCGTGGTAACCGGCCTGGCCTGGACCCCGTACGGCGGCGACATTCTTTTCATCGAAGCCACGCAGATGCCCGGCAAAGGCGGCCTGATTCTCACCGGCTCGCTCGGTGATGTGATGAAAGAATCGGCACGCGCTTCGCTGAGTTATCTCAAGGCCAACGCCCGGACCTTTAAAATTGATCCGGCTGTTTTTGCCAAGTCCGACCTGCATATCCATGTACCGGCCGGAGCAACACCGAAAGACGGTCCCTCGGCCGGCGTCGCCATCTCGCTGGCGATTCTGTCCATTCTGACCGACTGCCCGATCCGCCCGGATCTGGCGATGACCGGCGAGATTTCGCTGCGCGGACGTGTCCTTCCGATCGGCGGACTGAAGGAAAAGGTGCTCGCCGCATCGCGCGCCGGAATTAAACACATTATGCTGCCGGAAAAGAATAAGATCGACCTCGCCGAAATTCCGGACGATGTAAAAAAGAAGCTGACATTCAAAACGGTCAAGAATATCGACCAGGCCCTGCGCTATGCGCTGAAGATTTCCGCAACAGAATAA
- a CDS encoding YifB family Mg chelatase-like AAA ATPase: MLSQINSGAVVGIEAFPVEIEVNAGHGEPKVVIVGLPDAAVKESSDRVWTALINSGFRPPMGRTTINLAPADMKKEGPSFDLPIALGIIAALDDLSLDLLPRVGIVGELALSGAVRKVRGVLPLTLMAKKAGLKAIMVPAENAEEAAVVDGIKVFPVKNLREAADFLNQDIKLDAYRLDIHSVFESNSRYDDDFSDVKGQESAKRALEVAVAGSHNILLIGPPGTGKSMLAKRIPSILPNMTLEEALETTKIHSISGTMKSHQALVATRPFHSPHHTISDAGLLGGGTNPMPGAVSLGHNGVLFLDELPEFQRSVLEVMRQPLEDGEVTIARAAASVTYPCRFMLVAAMNPCPCGYQTDPKRECRCSPTQIARYRSKISGPLLDRIDIHVEVPAISYDELSKLGKGEPSSKVRKRVVAAREIQQERYKDQPGTHCNANMRSKTLHQVCRMEEDAEQILKTAMSDLNFSARAYDRILKVARTIADLAAAETIQPNHISEAIQYRTLDRQLWV, from the coding sequence ATGCTTTCACAGATCAATTCAGGTGCAGTGGTGGGAATCGAGGCTTTTCCGGTTGAGATCGAGGTGAATGCCGGGCACGGCGAACCGAAAGTGGTCATTGTCGGGCTTCCCGACGCCGCCGTGAAGGAGAGTTCGGACCGCGTCTGGACGGCATTGATCAACTCCGGGTTCCGCCCGCCGATGGGCCGCACCACCATCAACCTGGCCCCGGCCGATATGAAAAAGGAAGGCCCGAGTTTTGACCTTCCGATTGCGCTGGGCATTATTGCCGCCCTCGACGATCTGTCCCTCGATCTGCTTCCAAGGGTTGGAATCGTCGGCGAGCTGGCGCTCAGCGGCGCGGTGCGGAAAGTGCGCGGCGTGCTTCCGCTTACTCTGATGGCTAAAAAAGCCGGGCTCAAAGCCATTATGGTTCCGGCGGAAAATGCGGAGGAAGCGGCCGTCGTCGACGGCATCAAAGTGTTTCCGGTCAAAAACCTGCGCGAGGCCGCCGACTTTCTGAACCAGGACATCAAGCTGGACGCCTATCGTCTGGATATTCACTCCGTCTTTGAATCCAACAGCCGCTACGACGACGACTTCTCCGATGTGAAAGGGCAGGAGTCGGCCAAGCGCGCCCTCGAAGTAGCCGTGGCCGGTTCGCACAATATTCTGCTCATCGGTCCGCCGGGCACCGGAAAGAGTATGCTCGCCAAACGCATTCCCTCCATTCTGCCGAACATGACGCTGGAAGAGGCGCTGGAAACCACCAAGATTCATTCCATTTCCGGAACGATGAAATCGCACCAGGCGCTGGTGGCGACGCGCCCGTTCCATTCGCCGCACCATACCATTTCCGATGCCGGCCTGCTCGGCGGCGGAACCAACCCCATGCCCGGGGCCGTGAGCCTTGGTCATAACGGCGTGCTCTTTCTCGATGAGCTGCCGGAATTTCAGCGCAGTGTCCTCGAGGTGATGCGCCAGCCGCTCGAAGACGGCGAAGTCACCATTGCGCGCGCCGCCGCGAGCGTGACCTATCCCTGCCGCTTCATGCTCGTCGCCGCTATGAACCCGTGCCCGTGCGGTTATCAGACCGATCCGAAACGCGAGTGCCGCTGTTCGCCGACCCAGATCGCGCGCTACCGATCCAAAATCTCCGGGCCGCTGCTCGACCGCATCGATATCCACGTTGAAGTGCCGGCCATCTCCTACGACGAACTTTCAAAGCTTGGAAAAGGCGAGCCCTCTTCCAAGGTTCGGAAACGCGTCGTGGCCGCCCGCGAAATTCAGCAGGAGCGATATAAGGACCAGCCCGGCACGCACTGCAACGCCAACATGCGCAGCAAAACCCTGCATCAGGTCTGTCGAATGGAGGAAGACGCCGAGCAGATTCTCAAAACCGCCATGAGCGATCTCAACTTCAGTGCCCGCGCCTATGACCGGATTTTAAAAGTTGCCCGCACCATCGCCGACCTCGCCGCCGCCGAAACCATCCAGCCCAACCACATTTCGGAGGCCATTCAGTACCGCACCCTCGATCGGCAACTTTGGGTTTGA
- a CDS encoding DUF5995 family protein codes for MTDQRFLDSIATPAKTIEGVIDQLTFIIDWSKEQNLRIGYFAALYRKVTIHVKQGIIDGFFDDGPRMERLDIIFANRYIQACHASLTGQTPTQSWEHAFALSSRWRPIVLQHLLMGMNAHINLDLGIAAAETVPPEQLPSLKSDFGRINDVLARLVDQVQNELAEIWPPLAILSRFLGSVDNAIVNFSMGKARDAAWAFAEELAPLTVEARSESIAHKDANVAEFSEVILHPGVKLSMVLLMIRLGERGTTRGHIGILE; via the coding sequence ATGACGGATCAACGTTTTCTCGATTCAATCGCAACGCCCGCAAAAACGATCGAAGGCGTCATTGATCAACTGACCTTCATCATCGACTGGTCCAAGGAACAAAACTTACGTATCGGCTACTTCGCCGCACTGTACCGTAAAGTTACCATTCATGTTAAACAGGGCATCATCGATGGATTTTTCGATGACGGCCCGCGCATGGAGCGGCTCGATATCATCTTCGCAAATCGATACATACAGGCCTGCCATGCTTCGCTAACCGGGCAAACGCCCACGCAATCGTGGGAACACGCATTTGCTTTATCCTCTCGGTGGCGGCCGATCGTATTGCAGCATCTGCTGATGGGCATGAATGCACACATCAATCTCGACCTCGGCATTGCCGCAGCAGAGACGGTTCCGCCCGAACAGCTGCCCAGCCTCAAATCGGATTTCGGCAGAATCAACGACGTACTGGCCCGCCTCGTCGACCAGGTGCAGAATGAGCTGGCCGAGATCTGGCCGCCTCTCGCCATACTGAGCCGCTTTCTCGGCAGTGTGGACAATGCCATCGTGAATTTCAGCATGGGAAAAGCACGCGATGCGGCCTGGGCCTTTGCCGAAGAGCTGGCTCCACTAACCGTGGAGGCCCGCAGCGAATCCATCGCACACAAGGACGCGAATGTTGCGGAATTTTCCGAGGTCATCCTGCATCCGGGTGTAAAACTATCGATGGTGCTCCTCATGATCCGGCTTGGCGAACGGGGAACAACGCGGGGGCATATCGGCATTCTGGAATGA
- a CDS encoding DUF2939 domain-containing protein, with product MKKIFNAVVVVALGWFIGSPYVTVHQIKTAIEEDNDEALMRQIDFPALRENFKEQLQGAWQKKMGIPQENRSLGGLVGAGFGNILIDTMVDEYVTPSALTEMMRWKADAGYQVPGRSPDAEHETVFADARLRYQAWDTFAIILPGDEGDVLKLILQRRGIGWKLTGMVVPSGVWD from the coding sequence ATGAAAAAAATATTCAATGCGGTCGTGGTGGTTGCTCTGGGCTGGTTCATCGGATCGCCCTATGTCACGGTTCATCAAATCAAAACCGCCATCGAAGAGGACAATGACGAGGCGCTTATGAGGCAGATTGATTTTCCTGCACTGCGGGAAAATTTCAAAGAGCAGCTGCAGGGCGCCTGGCAGAAAAAGATGGGCATTCCGCAAGAGAACAGATCGCTCGGGGGTTTGGTGGGGGCCGGTTTCGGCAACATCCTGATCGATACGATGGTGGATGAGTATGTCACGCCCTCCGCCCTGACTGAAATGATGCGCTGGAAGGCGGATGCCGGGTATCAGGTTCCGGGACGATCGCCGGACGCTGAGCACGAAACGGTTTTTGCCGATGCCCGGCTGAGGTATCAGGCCTGGGATACGTTCGCGATCATTTTACCCGGCGACGAAGGAGATGTGCTTAAACTGATCCTTCAACGCCGCGGGATCGGCTGGAAGCTGACCGGCATGGTCGTCCCCTCCGGCGTTTGGGATTAG
- a CDS encoding sulfatase family protein: MKMRWAGYWLCVVLGWTCVLGVPAKTDRPNMVIVMGDDVSWTAFGCTETPYAAHTPHIDTLASQGMRFSNFFCAVATCTPVRTELYTGLLPPHSGVYANGCPLKPGTEHMVQYLKALGYRVGLTGKHHFDRIDDFERIEGFEVDCVKPDPNWNMEGVTSFVKDAQRKGQNFCLVIASIHPHAVLVDGDPSRYPPEEIVLPPHFVDTPATRTMLSKQMAEITELDRQVGATMALLEEEGLAGDTLMLFLSEQGNAMARGKWSIHDWGNRAVCIARWPGHIEAGSCTDAIAQYCDIVPTFIDVAGGAPLDHLDGKSLLKVLEGKTKTHRKQAYLSYGKAQHYQRGVVDQRYKLIWTMDPSIPYASSAVVTPKNNQKWYAKAWREWEAQAAVNEQAKAQVERCLTYEEFMLFDVQADPFELTNLADNPENAGLVKRMHEQLLAQMKQLGDDVSQPIVKKKRRKGRGH; this comes from the coding sequence ATGAAAATGCGTTGGGCGGGGTATTGGTTGTGTGTGGTGCTGGGATGGACCTGTGTGTTGGGGGTGCCAGCGAAAACGGATCGCCCGAATATGGTCATTGTTATGGGGGATGATGTCAGTTGGACGGCGTTTGGATGCACGGAGACGCCTTATGCGGCGCATACACCGCATATTGATACGTTGGCTTCTCAGGGCATGCGGTTTTCGAACTTTTTCTGTGCGGTGGCTACGTGTACGCCGGTGCGGACGGAACTCTATACGGGGCTTTTGCCGCCTCATAGTGGGGTTTATGCCAATGGCTGTCCGTTAAAGCCAGGAACGGAACACATGGTTCAGTATTTAAAGGCGCTGGGCTATCGAGTGGGGTTGACGGGAAAACATCATTTTGACCGTATTGATGACTTTGAGCGTATTGAGGGGTTTGAGGTTGATTGCGTGAAGCCGGATCCAAATTGGAATATGGAGGGGGTTACCTCCTTTGTGAAGGATGCGCAGCGCAAGGGGCAAAACTTTTGCCTCGTCATTGCCTCCATTCATCCGCATGCGGTGTTAGTGGATGGGGATCCTTCGCGGTATCCGCCGGAAGAGATTGTGTTGCCGCCTCATTTTGTGGATACGCCCGCCACGCGGACGATGTTGTCGAAGCAGATGGCGGAAATTACGGAATTGGATCGGCAAGTGGGCGCAACGATGGCGCTGTTGGAAGAAGAAGGGCTTGCAGGCGATACGCTCATGCTGTTTTTAAGTGAACAAGGAAACGCGATGGCGCGTGGAAAGTGGTCGATTCATGATTGGGGTAATCGGGCGGTGTGTATTGCGCGTTGGCCGGGGCATATTGAAGCGGGGTCTTGTACGGATGCCATTGCTCAATATTGCGATATTGTACCGACCTTTATTGATGTGGCCGGGGGTGCGCCGCTGGACCATTTGGATGGGAAAAGTTTGTTGAAGGTGTTGGAAGGAAAGACGAAGACGCATCGGAAACAAGCCTATCTCAGCTATGGGAAAGCGCAGCACTATCAGCGCGGGGTGGTTGATCAACGGTACAAATTGATTTGGACGATGGATCCGTCAATTCCGTATGCGTCCTCCGCAGTGGTGACGCCGAAGAATAATCAGAAATGGTATGCAAAAGCCTGGCGCGAATGGGAAGCGCAGGCAGCGGTAAATGAACAGGCGAAGGCGCAGGTGGAACGCTGTTTAACCTATGAAGAATTTATGCTGTTTGATGTGCAGGCAGATCCTTTTGAGCTGACGAATTTAGCTGATAATCCCGAAAATGCGGGGCTGGTGAAGCGCATGCATGAGCAGTTGTTGGCACAGATGAAGCAGTTGGGTGACGATGTGAGTCAACCGATTGTGAAAAAGAAGCGCCGTAAGGGGCGCGGCCATTGA
- a CDS encoding PEP-CTERM sorting domain-containing protein (PEP-CTERM proteins occur, often in large numbers, in the proteomes of bacteria that also encode an exosortase, a predicted intramembrane cysteine proteinase. The presence of a PEP-CTERM domain at a protein's C-terminus predicts cleavage within the sorting domain, followed by covalent anchoring to some some component of the (usually Gram-negative) cell surface. Many PEP-CTERM proteins exhibit an unusual sequence composition that includes large numbers of potential glycosylation sites. Expression of one such protein has been shown restore the ability of a bacterium to form floc, a type of biofilm.) produces the protein MIMKTHLTILISLNLVAMTHVCKSEISFTGLGDLDGGIFQSRAYGVSGDGSTVIGTSSSAGGNEAFIWTRTGGMIGLGDLSGGSFNSSAYGISSDGTAVVGYGVNDFGAEAFRWSEPTGMQGLGDVTGGEYGSTAKGISDNLQTVAGHGRSGNGIEAFRWTETEGMLTLGDLDGGGFESHAEGVSGDGLTLVGYGTAEHGHEAFRWTESEGMVSLGSLGGNGISRAYAVSDDGSVIVGMSASDRGWQPFRWTESGGMEALGYVAGGSFISHAYGVSGDGATVVGQCLTPDGYVPFVWNEENGMQSLIAILEENEIDMSGWTDLGAHGVSDDGKTIIGYGTHNGNAEAFVAVIPEPSSTVLIILGGTMLLRSKKLLSSRRNGKYRGYKRTTIKPL, from the coding sequence ATGATCATGAAAACTCATCTCACAATTCTAATCTCATTAAACCTCGTTGCTATGACGCACGTTTGTAAATCAGAAATAAGCTTTACAGGATTGGGCGATCTAGATGGAGGCATATTTCAAAGCCGTGCTTATGGAGTCTCTGGTGATGGATCTACTGTAATTGGAACCAGCAGTTCAGCAGGGGGAAATGAGGCGTTTATTTGGACCCGCACTGGAGGAATGATTGGCCTCGGTGATTTGTCTGGCGGAAGCTTTAATAGCTCTGCCTACGGGATATCTTCAGATGGTACTGCTGTTGTTGGATATGGAGTAAATGATTTCGGTGCCGAAGCATTTCGTTGGAGTGAACCGACAGGCATGCAGGGTCTAGGCGATGTGACCGGGGGCGAATATGGAAGCACTGCCAAGGGAATTTCTGACAACCTTCAAACTGTTGCCGGACATGGCCGGTCTGGTAATGGAATAGAAGCATTCAGATGGACAGAAACTGAAGGAATGTTGACTCTTGGTGATTTAGATGGAGGAGGCTTCGAGAGCCATGCTGAAGGGGTATCCGGCGACGGTCTGACGCTGGTTGGCTATGGTACCGCAGAACATGGTCATGAGGCATTTAGATGGACGGAATCCGAGGGCATGGTAAGTCTGGGGAGTTTAGGGGGTAATGGAATTAGTCGTGCTTATGCAGTTTCTGATGATGGTTCAGTCATTGTGGGCATGAGTGCCTCAGACAGAGGATGGCAACCTTTTCGCTGGACTGAATCTGGCGGGATGGAGGCTTTAGGGTATGTGGCTGGCGGCTCTTTTATCTCTCATGCCTATGGAGTCTCTGGTGATGGGGCTACTGTGGTTGGACAATGCTTAACACCCGATGGTTATGTTCCTTTTGTGTGGAATGAAGAAAATGGTATGCAATCTCTTATTGCAATTCTCGAAGAGAACGAGATCGATATGAGTGGATGGACTGATTTGGGAGCCCACGGGGTCTCTGATGACGGAAAAACTATTATTGGTTATGGTACACATAATGGGAATGCAGAAGCTTTTGTGGCTGTGATTCCCGAACCATCCTCAACCGTCCTTATTATCCTAGGGGGCACAATGCTTTTGCGAAGCAAGAAATTATTAAGCTCCCGCAGGAATGGGAAATATAGAGGATACAAGCGAACCACCATTAAGCCCCTTTGA